The following coding sequences are from one Melanotaenia boesemani isolate fMelBoe1 chromosome 19, fMelBoe1.pri, whole genome shotgun sequence window:
- the rbm18 gene encoding probable RNA-binding protein 18 isoform X4 yields the protein MLKVVVQEHMSSAADTVENASIISESTAHDGNRLWIGNIDPKITEYHLVKLLEKFGNVKQFDFLFHKSGPLEGQPRGYCFVNFNTREEAERAIQCLNGKLALSKKLVVRWAHAQVRRFEGFRNDKTMPPSLEPSCSGSTESGSITTSHLRYFSHSYSVPPSRSLSSTTIFLPTIFSH from the exons ATGCTCAAAGTGGTCGTTCA AGAACACATGTCGTCTGCAGCAGATACTGTGGAAAATGCCTCTATTATCTCAGAGAGCACGGCGCATGACGGAAACCGCTTGTGGATAGGCAACATCGATCCCAAGATAACAGA GTATCATCTTGTAAAGTTGTTGGAGAAGTTTGGCAACGTTAAACagtttgacttcctgtttcataAGTCCGGGCCTTTGGAGGGGCAACCACGGGGCTACTGCTTCGTCAACTTTAACACCAGAGAG GAGGCAGAGAGAGCAATCCAGTGTTTAAATGGGAAGCTGGCTTTGTCCAAAAAGCTGGTTGTGCGATGGGCGCACGCTCAGGTGAGG AGGTTCGAAGGTTTTCGTAATGACAAGACAATGCCCCCGAGTCTGGAACCATCGTGCAGTGGTTCAACAGAGTCAGGATCCATAACCACCAGCCACCTCAG ATACTTCTCACACTCTTACTCAGTCCCTCCTTCACGCTCCCTCTCAAGCACTACAATTTTTTTGCCTACAATCTTCTCCCACTAG
- the rbm18 gene encoding probable RNA-binding protein 18 isoform X1, protein MLKVVVQEHMSSAADTVENASIISESTAHDGNRLWIGNIDPKITEYHLVKLLEKFGNVKQFDFLFHKSGPLEGQPRGYCFVNFNTREEAERAIQCLNGKLALSKKLVVRWAHAQVRRFEGFRNDKTMPPSLEPSCSGSTESGSITTSHLSTSAKIRAIEAKLQMMEENPDDNYSGPSAYVYNKPPERKRWEPYSKSHHSNQSRPFRKFRR, encoded by the exons ATGCTCAAAGTGGTCGTTCA AGAACACATGTCGTCTGCAGCAGATACTGTGGAAAATGCCTCTATTATCTCAGAGAGCACGGCGCATGACGGAAACCGCTTGTGGATAGGCAACATCGATCCCAAGATAACAGA GTATCATCTTGTAAAGTTGTTGGAGAAGTTTGGCAACGTTAAACagtttgacttcctgtttcataAGTCCGGGCCTTTGGAGGGGCAACCACGGGGCTACTGCTTCGTCAACTTTAACACCAGAGAG GAGGCAGAGAGAGCAATCCAGTGTTTAAATGGGAAGCTGGCTTTGTCCAAAAAGCTGGTTGTGCGATGGGCGCACGCTCAGGTGAGG AGGTTCGAAGGTTTTCGTAATGACAAGACAATGCCCCCGAGTCTGGAACCATCGTGCAGTGGTTCAACAGAGTCAGGATCCATAACCACCAGCCACCTCAG CACGAGTGCTAAGATACGCGCCATCGAGGCCAAGCTCCAGATGATGGAGGAGAATCCAGATGATAACTACTCGGGCCCGTCGGCGTACGTTTACAACAAACCACCCGAGAGGAAGCGATGGGAGCCCTACTCTAAATCGCACCACAGTAACCAGAGCAGGCCCTTCCGCAAGTTTAGAAGATGA
- the rbm18 gene encoding probable RNA-binding protein 18 isoform X3 gives MSSAADTVENASIISESTAHDGNRLWIGNIDPKITEYHLVKLLEKFGNVKQFDFLFHKSGPLEGQPRGYCFVNFNTREEAERAIQCLNGKLALSKKLVVRWAHAQVRRFEGFRNDKTMPPSLEPSCSGSTESGSITTSHLSTSAKIRAIEAKLQMMEENPDDNYSGPSAYVYNKPPERKRWEPYSKSHHSNQSRPFRKFRR, from the exons ATGTCGTCTGCAGCAGATACTGTGGAAAATGCCTCTATTATCTCAGAGAGCACGGCGCATGACGGAAACCGCTTGTGGATAGGCAACATCGATCCCAAGATAACAGA GTATCATCTTGTAAAGTTGTTGGAGAAGTTTGGCAACGTTAAACagtttgacttcctgtttcataAGTCCGGGCCTTTGGAGGGGCAACCACGGGGCTACTGCTTCGTCAACTTTAACACCAGAGAG GAGGCAGAGAGAGCAATCCAGTGTTTAAATGGGAAGCTGGCTTTGTCCAAAAAGCTGGTTGTGCGATGGGCGCACGCTCAGGTGAGG AGGTTCGAAGGTTTTCGTAATGACAAGACAATGCCCCCGAGTCTGGAACCATCGTGCAGTGGTTCAACAGAGTCAGGATCCATAACCACCAGCCACCTCAG CACGAGTGCTAAGATACGCGCCATCGAGGCCAAGCTCCAGATGATGGAGGAGAATCCAGATGATAACTACTCGGGCCCGTCGGCGTACGTTTACAACAAACCACCCGAGAGGAAGCGATGGGAGCCCTACTCTAAATCGCACCACAGTAACCAGAGCAGGCCCTTCCGCAAGTTTAGAAGATGA
- the rbm18 gene encoding probable RNA-binding protein 18 isoform X2 → MLKVVVQEHMSSAADTVENASIISESTAHDGNRLWIGNIDPKITEYHLVKLLEKFGNVKQFDFLFHKSGPLEGQPRGYCFVNFNTREEAERAIQCLNGKLALSKKLVVRWAHAQRFEGFRNDKTMPPSLEPSCSGSTESGSITTSHLSTSAKIRAIEAKLQMMEENPDDNYSGPSAYVYNKPPERKRWEPYSKSHHSNQSRPFRKFRR, encoded by the exons ATGCTCAAAGTGGTCGTTCA AGAACACATGTCGTCTGCAGCAGATACTGTGGAAAATGCCTCTATTATCTCAGAGAGCACGGCGCATGACGGAAACCGCTTGTGGATAGGCAACATCGATCCCAAGATAACAGA GTATCATCTTGTAAAGTTGTTGGAGAAGTTTGGCAACGTTAAACagtttgacttcctgtttcataAGTCCGGGCCTTTGGAGGGGCAACCACGGGGCTACTGCTTCGTCAACTTTAACACCAGAGAG GAGGCAGAGAGAGCAATCCAGTGTTTAAATGGGAAGCTGGCTTTGTCCAAAAAGCTGGTTGTGCGATGGGCGCACGCTCAG AGGTTCGAAGGTTTTCGTAATGACAAGACAATGCCCCCGAGTCTGGAACCATCGTGCAGTGGTTCAACAGAGTCAGGATCCATAACCACCAGCCACCTCAG CACGAGTGCTAAGATACGCGCCATCGAGGCCAAGCTCCAGATGATGGAGGAGAATCCAGATGATAACTACTCGGGCCCGTCGGCGTACGTTTACAACAAACCACCCGAGAGGAAGCGATGGGAGCCCTACTCTAAATCGCACCACAGTAACCAGAGCAGGCCCTTCCGCAAGTTTAGAAGATGA